The following are encoded together in the Weissella soli genome:
- a CDS encoding YihY/virulence factor BrkB family protein: MIEKIKRVMQNPNIKLFMVLFKRVDIPNASAAIAYYAMLAIFPMIIVAAALLPIFGVTTDVALDYLQTALPGTIYRMVVPIVKSILSQSGVGALSLSLIVTLWSLSRVIVTVRNAQNQIFDYEPKNVAIVERLISLLWMVVVLGAMGALIVLASIGSMILTALPIDQMFVQRLESAKVLIVFVGLFFGMGLFNWVLPGKKPRLIWALVGTAVEVLALLLLSKLFGYYVAIAGRTYSFYQAVGSVIILLIWLDLIATVIMLSTLVMAFLDEKWPGDGGIRTLWAKIREDSSQ; the protein is encoded by the coding sequence ATGATAGAAAAGATTAAAAGGGTAATGCAAAACCCAAATATTAAGCTATTCATGGTTTTGTTTAAGCGCGTTGATATTCCAAATGCCAGTGCAGCTATTGCCTATTATGCGATGTTAGCCATTTTCCCTATGATTATCGTGGCCGCCGCTTTGTTGCCGATATTTGGGGTCACGACAGATGTGGCATTAGATTATTTGCAAACAGCTTTGCCAGGAACGATATATCGAATGGTCGTGCCAATTGTTAAATCAATATTGTCACAAAGCGGGGTTGGTGCACTTTCGTTGTCATTGATTGTGACACTCTGGTCGCTGTCCCGGGTGATTGTGACGGTGCGTAATGCGCAAAACCAAATTTTTGATTACGAACCGAAGAATGTCGCTATCGTCGAACGATTAATTTCGCTGTTATGGATGGTGGTGGTTTTAGGAGCAATGGGTGCTTTAATTGTACTAGCTTCAATTGGTTCGATGATTTTAACAGCCTTGCCGATTGACCAGATGTTTGTGCAACGGTTAGAATCTGCTAAAGTGCTGATTGTATTTGTGGGTCTATTTTTTGGAATGGGATTGTTTAACTGGGTGTTACCAGGGAAGAAGCCCCGTTTGATCTGGGCTTTGGTTGGTACGGCAGTGGAAGTTTTGGCATTACTACTCTTATCAAAATTATTTGGGTACTATGTTGCCATTGCCGGTCGGACATACAGCTTTTATCAGGCGGTGGGATCAGTAATTATTTTATTGATTTGGCTCGATCTAATCGCAACGGTCATTATGCTGAGTACATTGGTGATGGCCTTTTTAGATGAAAAATGGCCAGGTGACGGCGGTATCCGAACTTTGTGGGCGAAAATTCGCGAAGATTCATCACAGTAA